The following DNA comes from Photobacterium sp. DA100.
CACTCCCCCATCACCAGGGCAAAGTAATACTTCTGTACCGTCTTGTTGCGGAACTGCTCCTGCAACTTGCGCAGCGCCGAACGCTTTTTCGCCACCAGCAAAATACCGGAGGTATCACGGTCGATACGGTGGACCAACTCCAGGAAGCGTGCTTCCGGGCGCAACGCCCGCAGCGCTTCGATTGCCCCGAACTTCAAGCCGCTGCCGCCATGGACTGCGGTACCGGACGGTTTGTTGAGGATCAGCATGTGGTCATCTTCATAGATGATACACGCCTCAAGCTCGGCCACCTTATCCAGCTTGGTACTGATCGGTGCTTGGTCTTCTTTTTCCGGTACCTTTACCGGAGGAACCCGAACAAGATCACCGTCCTGCAGTTTGTATTCTGGTTTTATACGTTTTTTGTTCACTCGCACTTCACCTTTGCGCAAAATGCGGTAAATCATACTTTTTGGTACATTTTTTAGCCGAGCTCGGAGGAAGTTATCGATCCGCTGGCCTGCAAAGTCATCAGATATTTCGATGAACTGCACTTTTGGTTTATCATCTTTCATGGGTTTCATTCTAACATGCATGCAAAGCAGATTGCCGCAAAAAAGTCACCCTGCTATGATTGGCGTGCAAGGGTAGGAAAATTTGCCTATTCTGCCAACAGGGTGAACAGAATAACACCCAACTGATGACTATATATACCGCTCTGATGAAAAACGCAGCATGTGGCGTAAGACGTTTCATTCCTCGGAGTGTTTTTTTAGTGTCCTTAAGCGACGAATTTTTTATTGGTGTGACAGATACCGCCGTTACCATCGGTGAACCAGCTGTACATTTTCAGATCTAAACGTCTTGGTACAGTTGGATGATACGTGTTGCCACATAGCACCCCTGAATTCCAGCCGTGAGGTTGCATTTAAGATCAGACTTGGGGTCCGGCACCACCAGTAAAGACACGTTTCTAAGTGCACTAGCACATGAAAAAAAACGAGTACAATATAATGAAAAGAATGTTGATTAACGCAACTCAGAAGGAAGAGTTGCGCGTCGCATTAGTTGATGGGCAGAAGCTGTTCGATCTAGATATCGAAAGCCCTGGCCACGAATCTAAAAAAGCAAATATCTACAAAGGACGCATCACACGTATCGAACCAAGTCTGGAAGCAGCGTTCGTTGACTATGGTGCAGAACGCCACGGTTTCCTCCCTCTTAAAGAAATCGCCCGCGATTACTTCCCAGCAGACTACTCTTACCAAGGCCGCCCTAACATTAAGGAAGTGCTGAAAGAAGGTCAGGAAGTGATTGTCCAGGTCGACAAAGAAGAGCGAGGCAACAAAGGCGCCGCCCTTACGACCTTTATCTCCCTGGCAGGTAGCTATCTGGTACTGATGCCTAACAACCCTCGTGCCGGCGGTATCTCTCGCCGTATCGAAGGCGAAGAGCGTACTCAGCTTAAAGCGGCACTTAGCACGCTTGAATTGCCTCAGGGCATGGGGCTGATCGTACGTACTGCTGGTGTTGGTAAGTCAGCTGAAGATCTTGAATACGATCTGAACTACCTACTGAACCACTGGGAGCGTGTTAAAGATGCTGCTGACTCGGCACCGGCGCCTTTCCTGATCCATCAGGAAAGCAACGTTATTGCCCGAGCTATCCGTGACTACCTACGCCGTGATATCGGTGAAATTGTTATCGACAGCAAGAAAATCTTCGACCGCGCCCGTGATCATATCCAGCAGGTTCGTCCTGACTTCCTGTCTCGGGTAAAACTGTATGAAAACAGCGAAACACCGCTGTTCAACCACTATCAGATCGAAAACCAGATCGAGTCCGCGTTCCAGCGCGAGGTTCGCCTGCCTTCTGGTGGCTCTATTGTTATCGACCCGACTGAAGCCCTGACTTCAATCGATATCAACTCTGCCCGTGCAACCAAGGGTGGCGATATCGAAGAAACCGCGCTTCAGACCAACCTGGAAGCGGCAGACGAAATTGCCCGTCAGCTTCGCCTACGCGACCTTGGTGGCCTGGTTGTTATCGACTTCATCGATATGACACCGGTTCGCCACCAGCGCGAAGTCGAGAACCGCCTGCGCGAAGCCGTCCGCATGGACCGTGCGCGTGTTCAGATCGGCCGTATTTCACGCTTTGGTCTATTGGAAATGTCTCGCCAGCGCCTGAGCCCGTCTCTTGCTGAAGCCAGCCACCATGTGTGTCCTCGCTGTAGCGGTACCGGCGTGATCCGTGACAGTGAATCGCTTTCGCTTTCAATCCTTCGTCTAATCGAAGAAGAGGCACTGAAAGACAACACCTCGCAGGTCCTGGCCATTGTGCCGGTGGCGATAGCGTCTTACCTGCTCAACGAGAAGCGACGCTCGGTCCAGTACATCGAGAAATCACACAATGTACGTGTGATCATCGTGCCAAACGCCGACATGGAAACGCCTCACTTTGAAGTGGTGCGTGTCCGCTCTGGTGACGAGCACGATACGCTGTCATACAACCTTCCAAGCACGTTGGAAGCATTGCGCGAAGCTGAATCTTCTGAGTCTGCCCCGCAAGAGCGTACGACTAAGAAACGTGAGGAGCCTGTACTGCAGGGCTTTACCGCTCCGGCGCAAACAACAGCCACGCCGAAAGCCAAGCCTCAGCCAGCTAAGAAAGCAGCAGCACCGGCGGCAGCATCCGATGCCAAGCCAGGCTTCTTTAGCCGCATCTTCACTGCCATTGCTAGCTTCTTCTCAGGTACTGAGCAGGAAGAGCAACCGAAAGAGAAGAAAGAGCCAAGCAAGCGCAATCGTCGCGACCGCAAGGACACCCGCCGCAGCCAAGACAACCGTCGCGGTGAGCGTCAGGAAGGCCGCCGTGGTGAGCGCCAGCAAGACAGCCGCCGAGGTAAAGACAATCGCCGTGGCCGTCAGGATCGCCAAGAGTCTGAAAGCAACAAGCAGCAGCAGGTAGCCGAACAGCGCGAGCAGCGCCAAGCTCGTCGTCGCAACGAAAAAGCGAAAGACAAGCCGGAGCAGAGCGCCGAGAAGCCAACCCAGCAGCGTAAGGACAAAGATCAGAAGCGTCAGCGCCGTGACCGTGATGATGCCCAGGCCCAGAAGCCTCGTCGCGACCGCGAGCAGGATCAGAAAGCCAAGGCTGACAAGCCGGTTGTTGAAGAACAGCGCCAGGAGCAGGAAAAAACGGCCAAAGTGAAACAGCGCCGCCAGCGTCGTGAAATGCGTAAGAAAGTACGTATTACCGATGATGTAGAGGTCGCTGCAGTAGAAGCAACCCAGCCAGCGGTAGCCGAGACACCTGTAGCCAAGTCTGAACTTCAAGAAATGGGTACTGCCATGGCTCAGGAAGCCAAAGCAGTTGCTGAATCGACCGAAGAGAAGAACGGTGAGCAAGAAGGTCAGCGCCGTAACCGTCGCTCTCCTCGCCACCTGCGTGCCAGCGGCCAGCGCCGCCGTCGTATCCGTGACACCCGCCCAGAGAAAGGCGATGACATGGAGAAGATGGTGACGGACGCTGTCGGCCACGCGGTTGAAGAAGTCACCGATACCCTGAACGATATCGAAAATGTGGTTTCTATCGTTGAAAAACGCAAGCCGGCAGTTCGCCTCAAGAGCGGTGTAGCTTCTCCTGAAATGGCGATGGGCAAAGTATGGCCTGCGGCAAGCAAACCTGCAGTAGCAGCAATCGAAACAGCTGCAGAAGCCAAAGCACCAGTAGCTGAAGTTGCGGACAAAGCGGCTCCTGCACTGGGTGGCGTTGCTATGCCTGAGCTAGCCATGGGTAAAGCGTTCCCGCTGCGTGCTGAAACAGTTGCAGAGGAGCCTGTAGTTGAAACGCCAGCACCAGCAGTAGAAGCACCTGTTGCTGAAGAGCAGCCGGTTGAAGCCCCAGCTGTGGCCGAGGCGACGGTTGAAGAGACGGAAGCACCAGCGCAAGAAACGACTGCAGAGTCAGACGTTGCTGCTGCTATCGCGGCGGCGCAAGCAGCAATGCTGGGTATGCACGCTC
Coding sequences within:
- the rluC gene encoding 23S rRNA pseudouridine(955/2504/2580) synthase RluC; protein product: MKDDKPKVQFIEISDDFAGQRIDNFLRARLKNVPKSMIYRILRKGEVRVNKKRIKPEYKLQDGDLVRVPPVKVPEKEDQAPISTKLDKVAELEACIIYEDDHMLILNKPSGTAVHGGSGLKFGAIEALRALRPEARFLELVHRIDRDTSGILLVAKKRSALRKLQEQFRNKTVQKYYFALVMGEWKASCKKVTAPLLKNEVNSIVRVNPNGKPSDTRFKVLERLDQATLVQASPVTGRTHQIRVHCQYTGHPIAWDDRYGDPRFDAFTKKVGLDRLFLHAANIKFTHPGSDELMDISAPMEKKLQQAVEKLRRKA
- the rne gene encoding ribonuclease E, encoding MKRMLINATQKEELRVALVDGQKLFDLDIESPGHESKKANIYKGRITRIEPSLEAAFVDYGAERHGFLPLKEIARDYFPADYSYQGRPNIKEVLKEGQEVIVQVDKEERGNKGAALTTFISLAGSYLVLMPNNPRAGGISRRIEGEERTQLKAALSTLELPQGMGLIVRTAGVGKSAEDLEYDLNYLLNHWERVKDAADSAPAPFLIHQESNVIARAIRDYLRRDIGEIVIDSKKIFDRARDHIQQVRPDFLSRVKLYENSETPLFNHYQIENQIESAFQREVRLPSGGSIVIDPTEALTSIDINSARATKGGDIEETALQTNLEAADEIARQLRLRDLGGLVVIDFIDMTPVRHQREVENRLREAVRMDRARVQIGRISRFGLLEMSRQRLSPSLAEASHHVCPRCSGTGVIRDSESLSLSILRLIEEEALKDNTSQVLAIVPVAIASYLLNEKRRSVQYIEKSHNVRVIIVPNADMETPHFEVVRVRSGDEHDTLSYNLPSTLEALREAESSESAPQERTTKKREEPVLQGFTAPAQTTATPKAKPQPAKKAAAPAAASDAKPGFFSRIFTAIASFFSGTEQEEQPKEKKEPSKRNRRDRKDTRRSQDNRRGERQEGRRGERQQDSRRGKDNRRGRQDRQESESNKQQQVAEQREQRQARRRNEKAKDKPEQSAEKPTQQRKDKDQKRQRRDRDDAQAQKPRRDREQDQKAKADKPVVEEQRQEQEKTAKVKQRRQRREMRKKVRITDDVEVAAVEATQPAVAETPVAKSELQEMGTAMAQEAKAVAESTEEKNGEQEGQRRNRRSPRHLRASGQRRRRIRDTRPEKGDDMEKMVTDAVGHAVEEVTDTLNDIENVVSIVEKRKPAVRLKSGVASPEMAMGKVWPAASKPAVAAIETAAEAKAPVAEVADKAAPALGGVAMPELAMGKAFPLRAETVAEEPVVETPAPAVEAPVAEEQPVEAPAVAEATVEETEAPAQETTAESDVAAAIAAAQAAMLGMHAQQPAEEPATQAEQADVEVPLEEVVEAEVAATVTNVEAAQVCATSPRGQHATAAMAKAPAPAETAEPAVVEIAPLRAARFAARQAGSQTATSHATSGAQSTMPKAE